A single window of Thalassomonas viridans DNA harbors:
- a CDS encoding sigma-E factor negative regulatory protein — protein sequence MSETKFESVSSLVDNYQVNDTELDNIAMDKELSDTWQRYHLIGDMLRDDVPQALELDLSDEIAAAIAEEPTVLAPRTSGQVLAAVKAKVVQFAKPAGQMAIAASAAGLMIFGVGQQSNTEEELVPSQVIQTAPFGGIANPVSYNTQSNSRQTQKQAYVEQQRRFQALLADHQQQIKLSAIGVDANAAARQEKNKQDMAEEKNK from the coding sequence ATGAGTGAAACTAAGTTCGAGTCAGTATCATCGCTTGTTGATAATTATCAGGTAAACGACACTGAACTTGATAATATAGCCATGGATAAAGAGCTGTCCGATACCTGGCAGCGTTATCATCTGATCGGTGACATGCTCCGTGACGATGTACCACAGGCGCTGGAGCTGGATTTATCAGATGAGATCGCGGCTGCTATAGCCGAGGAGCCGACTGTGCTGGCTCCCAGAACATCCGGACAGGTTTTGGCGGCGGTAAAAGCCAAAGTTGTTCAATTTGCCAAACCTGCCGGGCAGATGGCGATAGCGGCATCGGCTGCCGGACTGATGATTTTTGGTGTAGGCCAGCAATCGAATACAGAAGAAGAGCTTGTTCCCAGCCAGGTGATCCAAACGGCTCCCTTTGGCGGTATCGCCAATCCGGTCAGTTATAATACCCAGTCAAACAGCCGCCAGACCCAGAAACAGGCTTATGTTGAACAGCAAAGACGTTTCCAGGCGTTATTAGCGGATCACCAGCAGCAAATTAAATTAAGTGCGATCGGCGTTGATGCAAATGCAGCAGCAAGACAGGAAAAAAACAAGCAGGATATGGCTGAAGAAAAAAATAAATGA
- a CDS encoding FKBP-type peptidyl-prolyl cis-trans isomerase: MKISNNKVVVMHYAVSDSEGTLIDSSYDHQPLAVIHGTGYLIPGLEAALEDHQAGDKFEVAVSADQAYGERNDNFVQNVPKAMFEGIEDLDVGTQLRATTDDGEQTVIVIDISDDEITVDGNHPLAGIDLNFDVEILEVRDATEEELSHGHVHGEGGCGHSH; encoded by the coding sequence ATGAAAATTAGTAACAACAAAGTCGTGGTCATGCATTATGCCGTATCCGACAGTGAAGGCACTTTAATTGACAGCTCGTATGACCACCAGCCTTTGGCCGTTATTCACGGCACAGGTTACCTGATCCCTGGATTGGAAGCAGCCTTAGAAGATCACCAGGCCGGCGATAAGTTTGAAGTCGCAGTCAGCGCAGATCAAGCTTACGGCGAACGCAATGACAACTTTGTCCAGAATGTCCCTAAAGCCATGTTTGAGGGCATAGAAGACCTTGATGTCGGCACTCAGTTACGGGCAACCACAGATGACGGCGAACAAACCGTTATCGTTATCGACATCAGCGATGATGAAATCACCGTAGACGGCAACCACCCGCTAGCCGGTATCGACCTTAATTTTGATGTGGAAATTCTTGAAGTCAGGGATGCCACCGAAGAAGAATTAAGCCATGGCCATGTACACGGAGAAGGCGGCTGCGGCCACAGCCACTAG
- a CDS encoding YkvA family protein, with amino-acid sequence MAFEVKFELKESDLEYFREVMRKAQAGSKALDENQILSNAKSLSGDVKGDVPEFVSLRLKKLETLVAMIEDSEWKLPEEERADVLSALAYFSEPEDLVPDHIPVLGFLDDAIMIELVAEELQDDIDAFEEFCAYREREEARAGDNPITREEWLDSKRRELHSRMRNRRSSRRSGRSSFRSIF; translated from the coding sequence ATGGCATTTGAAGTTAAATTCGAGTTGAAAGAGTCGGATCTGGAGTACTTTCGTGAAGTAATGAGAAAGGCACAGGCAGGCTCTAAAGCTTTGGATGAAAATCAGATTTTAAGCAATGCAAAAAGCCTCAGCGGTGATGTAAAAGGAGATGTGCCGGAATTTGTCAGTTTACGCCTTAAGAAGTTAGAAACCTTAGTGGCCATGATAGAAGACAGCGAATGGAAATTACCGGAAGAAGAGCGTGCCGATGTCCTCAGCGCCCTGGCTTACTTCAGTGAGCCCGAAGACTTGGTGCCGGACCATATCCCCGTACTGGGCTTCCTTGACGATGCCATCATGATCGAGCTGGTTGCCGAAGAATTACAGGATGATATTGACGCTTTTGAAGAATTTTGTGCCTACCGCGAGCGTGAAGAGGCCAGGGCCGGCGACAACCCTATTACCCGGGAAGAATGGCTGGATTCCAAACGACGTGAATTACACAGCCGTATGCGCAACCGTCGCAGCAGCAGGCGTTCGGGCCGCTCATCGTTCCGCTCCATTTTTTAA
- the nadB gene encoding L-aspartate oxidase, whose translation MNKQHNCDVLIIGSGAAGLTLALHLAKTADVIVLCKGPINEGSTYYAQGGIAAVFDKNDSIDSHVSDTLIAGAGLCEAETVKYTAENAKACLEWLIEQGVDFDREKNHDGNVRYHLTREGGHSHRRILHAADATGQAVQTTLVDKVRQHNRIRIFERYNAVDLICEQARPDEEKSCIGAYIWNRNSEKVESVFAHKTILATGGASKVYQYTSNPDVASGDGVAMAWRAGCRVANMEFNQFHPTCLFHPDAGTFLLTEALRGEGAILRRPDGSRFMPEFDERAELAPRDIVARAIDYEMKRLGADCMYLDISHKSAGFIKQHFPTIYEKTLSLGIDMTQQPIPIVPAAHYTCGGVMVDKHGRTDIGNLYGIGEVTYTGLHGANRMASNSLLECLVFARAAAQDITGSLPGCHGTKRLPPWDESRVTDSDEEVVIQHNWHELRLFMWDYVGIVRTTKRLERALHRVELLQREIDDYYRHFKVSNNLLELRNLVQVAELIIRSAMQRKESRGLHYTLDYPELSPKGEVTILSPASTKVKEPVKN comes from the coding sequence ATGAATAAACAACACAATTGCGACGTCTTAATTATCGGCAGTGGTGCAGCAGGATTAACCCTGGCATTACACCTGGCAAAAACCGCCGACGTAATCGTCTTATGTAAAGGGCCCATCAATGAAGGCTCCACCTATTATGCCCAGGGAGGCATAGCCGCGGTATTCGATAAAAATGACAGCATAGACTCCCATGTTTCAGACACCCTGATCGCCGGCGCCGGCTTATGCGAAGCCGAAACGGTAAAATATACTGCAGAAAACGCCAAGGCCTGCCTGGAGTGGCTGATAGAACAAGGTGTGGATTTTGACCGGGAAAAGAATCATGACGGCAATGTACGTTACCACCTGACCCGCGAAGGCGGCCACAGCCACAGGCGTATCCTCCATGCCGCCGACGCCACCGGCCAGGCAGTACAAACTACTTTGGTCGACAAGGTTCGCCAGCATAACCGCATCCGTATTTTTGAACGTTACAACGCCGTCGACCTGATATGCGAACAGGCCCGCCCGGATGAAGAAAAGTCCTGTATCGGCGCCTATATCTGGAACCGCAACAGTGAAAAGGTCGAAAGCGTTTTTGCCCATAAAACCATATTGGCCACAGGCGGCGCCAGTAAAGTCTATCAATACACCTCTAACCCGGATGTCGCCAGCGGCGACGGCGTGGCCATGGCCTGGCGTGCCGGCTGCCGGGTAGCCAATATGGAGTTTAACCAGTTCCACCCCACCTGTTTGTTTCACCCCGATGCCGGAACCTTTCTGCTGACCGAAGCCTTAAGGGGAGAAGGCGCCATCCTCAGACGCCCGGACGGCAGCCGTTTTATGCCGGAGTTTGATGAAAGGGCCGAACTGGCGCCACGGGACATAGTCGCCCGGGCTATCGATTATGAAATGAAACGTTTAGGGGCCGACTGTATGTATCTGGACATCAGCCACAAGTCTGCCGGCTTTATCAAACAGCATTTCCCCACCATCTATGAAAAGACCCTTTCCCTGGGCATAGATATGACCCAGCAGCCGATCCCGATTGTGCCGGCCGCCCACTATACCTGCGGCGGCGTCATGGTAGACAAGCATGGCCGCACCGATATCGGCAACCTGTACGGCATAGGCGAAGTAACCTACACCGGGCTGCACGGTGCCAACCGCATGGCCAGCAACTCTTTATTGGAGTGCCTGGTATTCGCCCGGGCGGCGGCTCAGGATATCACCGGCTCCCTGCCCGGATGCCATGGCACCAAACGTTTGCCGCCCTGGGATGAAAGCCGGGTTACCGACTCCGACGAAGAAGTCGTGATCCAGCATAACTGGCATGAGCTGAGGCTGTTTATGTGGGATTATGTCGGCATAGTCCGCACCACTAAACGTCTGGAGCGGGCATTACACCGGGTGGAACTGCTGCAAAGGGAAATCGATGACTACTACCGACACTTTAAAGTCAGTAATAACCTGCTGGAATTAAGAAATCTAGTCCAGGTTGCCGAACTTATCATCCGCAGCGCAATGCAGCGAAAAGAAAGCCGGGGCCTGCATTATACCTTAGATTACCCTGAGCTCAGCCCAAAGGGCGAAGTCACCATATTAAGCCCGGCCAGCACTAAGGTTAAAGAACCGGTTAAAAACTAA
- a CDS encoding succinate dehydrogenase assembly factor 2 — protein sequence MSLANKKARLKWACRRGMLELDVLFMPFVDEAYDSLSAQEQIIFERLLTCEDPELFAWFMGHESCEDPELNSMVQLILNRVKV from the coding sequence ATGTCGTTGGCTAATAAAAAGGCCCGTTTGAAATGGGCGTGTCGTCGTGGAATGTTAGAGTTGGATGTGCTGTTTATGCCTTTTGTGGATGAAGCTTATGATTCACTGTCTGCACAGGAACAAATCATTTTTGAACGTTTATTAACCTGTGAAGACCCTGAGCTTTTTGCCTGGTTTATGGGGCATGAAAGCTGCGAAGATCCCGAGCTGAACTCTATGGTGCAGCTCATTCTTAACAGGGTAAAAGTTTAA
- the ygfZ gene encoding tRNA-modifying protein YgfZ yields the protein MTIDASLPAVEQLPDAFLIALNDYGAISLSGEEQSKYLQGQVTCDVNEMNEHSMMLGAHCNAKGKVLSVFRLINHKGAHLLVQPKSSLAASLVELQKFGVFAKVEISEADTLSFYALAGSKAEAEIRKVYPQVPDSMTPVVQNGETTLVYLPGQTTRYLLIGPQDHLSKTTEALSLPLYTSPLWDLIEITEGFPILEQSALLEYVPQMLNLQAINGISFTKGCYLGQETVARMQYLGKNKRALYSLTARQASIPSGAVIEQQIGENWRKAGDALKSYQADNGQVYVQAVLATDIDENTSLRVKAQPETSLSIAALPYSLTQ from the coding sequence ATGACTATTGACGCTTCCCTGCCGGCAGTTGAACAACTGCCCGACGCTTTTCTTATTGCATTAAACGATTACGGCGCCATCTCTTTATCGGGCGAAGAACAAAGCAAATACCTGCAGGGCCAGGTTACCTGCGATGTCAACGAAATGAATGAACACAGCATGATGCTGGGCGCCCACTGCAATGCCAAAGGCAAAGTACTCTCGGTATTTCGCCTGATAAACCATAAAGGCGCACACCTGCTGGTACAACCTAAAAGCAGCCTGGCGGCTTCACTGGTTGAATTACAAAAATTTGGCGTATTTGCCAAGGTGGAGATCAGCGAAGCAGATACCTTAAGTTTCTATGCCTTAGCCGGCAGCAAAGCAGAAGCTGAAATCCGGAAAGTTTACCCGCAAGTCCCCGACAGCATGACGCCCGTGGTGCAAAACGGTGAAACCACACTGGTATACCTTCCGGGACAAACAACACGTTATTTGCTTATCGGGCCGCAAGATCACCTCAGCAAAACTACCGAGGCCCTGTCATTACCGCTTTATACTTCACCTTTATGGGATTTAATAGAAATAACCGAAGGCTTTCCTATACTGGAACAAAGCGCCCTGCTGGAGTATGTACCGCAAATGTTAAACCTGCAGGCCATTAACGGTATCAGTTTCACCAAGGGCTGCTACCTGGGCCAGGAAACCGTTGCCAGGATGCAATACCTGGGCAAGAACAAACGTGCCTTATATTCATTGACGGCAAGACAGGCATCAATCCCGTCCGGCGCAGTTATCGAACAGCAAATCGGCGAGAACTGGCGTAAGGCCGGTGATGCCCTGAAATCATATCAGGCGGATAACGGACAGGTTTATGTTCAGGCAGTACTGGCAACCGATATTGACGAAAATACCTCGCTGAGAGTAAAAGCCCAGCCGGAAACTTCCCTGTCTATCGCAGCTTTGCCTTATTCGTTAACGCAATAA
- the rpoE gene encoding RNA polymerase sigma factor RpoE has translation MSEQNVDQKLVERVQRGDKNAYNLLVRKYQHKVANLVSRYVKNHSDVADIVQEAFIKAYRALPNFRGDSAYYTWLYRIAVNCAKNHMVAKGRKPPGSDVEIEDAEFYEGGDALRENASPEKLLLTQEIKKVIFDTIEQLPDDLRTAINLRELEGLSYEEIATIMECPVGTVRSRIFRARDAIDKKIRPLL, from the coding sequence ATGAGCGAACAGAACGTCGACCAGAAACTGGTTGAGCGGGTGCAACGTGGTGATAAAAACGCTTACAACCTGCTAGTGAGAAAGTATCAGCATAAAGTTGCCAATTTGGTTTCCCGCTATGTCAAAAATCATAGCGACGTAGCGGATATAGTGCAGGAGGCTTTTATCAAAGCCTATCGCGCCTTGCCTAATTTCAGGGGAGACAGTGCGTATTACACCTGGCTTTACCGGATTGCAGTCAATTGTGCAAAGAATCATATGGTCGCCAAAGGACGTAAACCGCCGGGATCAGATGTCGAAATTGAAGATGCAGAATTTTATGAGGGTGGGGATGCATTAAGAGAAAATGCCTCACCGGAGAAACTTTTACTAACACAAGAAATCAAAAAAGTTATATTTGATACGATAGAGCAATTACCTGATGATTTGCGCACCGCCATCAATCTCAGGGAACTTGAGGGATTAAGTTATGAAGAAATTGCCACTATTATGGAGTGTCCCGTAGGGACGGTCAGATCACGCATTTTCAGGGCGCGTGATGCAATAGATAAGAAAATCCGGCCGCTACTTTAG
- a CDS encoding diguanylate cyclase domain-containing protein, which translates to MKAEINGYQLKAQIHESADSLIFRAIRKKDHLGVIVKRLKQGNPDARTLIRYKQEYKTLTHLSSPRVIRVEDLLTRQNQPVLILEDFHGVSLQCLLRQGQLSTADKLYYGIEICRALADIHEQNIIHKALCPTHILISPGTRELKIIDFATATHFSREAPASQAHEPLADKPAYQAPELSGRMNRLLDYRSDYYAFGVILYQLFTGELPFKETDHLKLIYQHIATSPPTPDSVNPQVPGIISDICMKLLAKNPEQRYQSAGGITHDLHLCLAQSQKEGPLERFPLATEDQPLQLQLSQKIYGRSQQIAQVQQKLQDVCRGQGTFLLVTGDSGIGKTTLIQEACHSLAGFNGHFIRGKFSRYARNIPYSAFICAFKQLITGILSEPEPQLLRWQHKINDALGRNSQLLTPLLPELERITGKQAPLPQLSPRENENRFRQVLKKFIRLFCQPGQPLILFIDDLQWLDTASGQLIQSLLQDNQPGYLYLLGACRKGEPGQNPALDQLLNQIKSTQAETVRISLTPLSREDIRHFLADTLTTKTEGLTELAQLILEKTLGNPFFIKQFITELYRKNLLNFNSRHKSWQWDLKTIIHANITDNVIDFMVDKLKKLPEHTLNLLKQASCAGNKFHLKTLSAINKTSPEQSYQDLLPALEARLLQPLSEPELSSRAITSARILVFKLKFLHDKVQQAAYSLLTPQERQTIHYNLGCLLFERGDPSNEQLFEEVSHLNLGAALITNPFGIIEVIKLNMKAAATARASGAYQTAAELCRQARKLLPENSWLSHFDLSFNVYLALIQAEYLSGHFDHADSLYPVLLDHIKEKKDLLELYASKMMQANLSGDFHQAITSGQRGLGLLGIEFPENEQLAEKLFLHEHHKIEKFSPLATEKNAEIAQVNKNNSPDEISYAMKLLTYLWQPVYFLGRVKNLAWLAGKMTALTLKHGHNEYSSYGYMNYAFVLYAARGDYRQGQHFSRLALQLIQAYDNNEIKGKVLLLSGASEHWHSTLEAQQETLQSAYHYALDSGDFTTAGYSAVWQLVTGLFGGKHSKQLFREAAACYQFYLEHESAQVQALFLPFASQLLTALSGSSSFDLKIGPAFNQDIFLTKHQDNPVALGFYYSAKLYLALFSAQEQTPDELIFQCEQSNGFNPGTMLVPFNCFHLCLVLAINFNTYPGEGQKQKARDKIHTLLGQMKNWSALNPDNYLHKYLLMAAEYARISGEAQDCVMQKYEAAISALEQTRHQHYLALANQYYADYLQEKGHLKIAAMYLGQALHLYQDWGFAKPVKQLNERYARLMPLPALPRAPVPEPYDHPPLESQTLEKFHQLLSRENDQEKLLQALITLMAEYAGADKAILILPEQDSGRCYIEGQYRLKGSQPNIQVLHHLPPDSSQIPLSLIEYSLRQGQDLLFANPHRQSQFSRDTYINNHKPGSVLCCALFSRGRVNGIIYLENRLSSGAFTRKHLASLKLIAAYSVMQLENAGLFREIETRVKTRTRALKYQAGFTTLLADLSARLTGVPAHEADREIAKGLAVLGSFCRLDNIYLYLTKGRLLKISHSWHLKTGKVPQDINIARHKNFIRLLEQEGCFYFPSPADIPAGASDFNQALSRYHFNSGVIIRLSDKAENPGFIAFDSSGSQHPWTPPELALLKVAAGIFANALEHSSQNNKLKETQAALVRAEHQLNQNIQLDELTGLHNRLFFEQQFALEIKRAARNNRYLSLILLDLDYFRRYNDSYGQTAGDQALHKIARCIQKLLKRSGESVARYGGEEFAIILPETDLKRAHKTATLLCRRIRELRITHPCSDAADVLTASLGIATAKAEKQTSANAMLCVADKALYQAKADGRNRFAATELKNHHYAGAAK; encoded by the coding sequence ATGAAAGCGGAAATTAACGGATACCAGCTAAAAGCACAAATACATGAAAGTGCAGACTCCCTTATCTTTCGCGCCATCAGAAAAAAAGACCACCTGGGAGTGATTGTTAAACGGCTTAAACAAGGCAACCCGGACGCCAGAACCTTAATCCGCTATAAGCAGGAGTATAAAACCTTAACGCATTTATCCAGTCCCCGGGTCATCCGCGTTGAAGATTTGCTCACCAGGCAAAACCAGCCGGTACTGATACTGGAAGACTTTCATGGCGTATCATTGCAATGCCTGCTCAGGCAAGGGCAGCTTTCGACAGCAGACAAACTCTACTACGGCATTGAGATCTGTAGGGCTTTGGCAGACATCCATGAGCAAAACATTATCCACAAAGCGCTCTGTCCAACCCATATTCTGATCAGCCCCGGCACACGGGAACTCAAAATCATAGATTTCGCCACAGCAACACACTTCAGTCGTGAAGCTCCGGCATCACAAGCCCATGAGCCATTAGCAGATAAACCCGCTTACCAGGCTCCCGAACTGTCGGGACGGATGAACCGCTTATTGGACTATCGCAGCGATTACTATGCTTTCGGGGTGATCTTATACCAGCTGTTTACCGGGGAGTTGCCTTTTAAGGAAACGGATCACCTGAAATTAATCTACCAGCATATAGCCACTTCCCCGCCAACGCCGGATTCGGTGAACCCCCAGGTTCCCGGGATCATCTCAGATATCTGCATGAAGCTGCTCGCCAAAAATCCGGAGCAGAGATACCAGTCCGCCGGGGGAATCACACATGATCTACATTTATGCCTGGCGCAAAGCCAAAAAGAAGGCCCCCTGGAGCGTTTTCCACTGGCTACCGAAGATCAGCCGCTACAACTGCAGCTTTCCCAAAAAATATATGGCCGGAGCCAACAAATTGCACAAGTACAACAAAAACTGCAGGACGTTTGCCGGGGCCAGGGTACTTTTCTGTTAGTCACCGGAGATTCAGGCATAGGAAAAACCACCCTGATACAGGAGGCCTGCCATTCCCTGGCAGGTTTTAACGGTCACTTTATCCGGGGAAAATTCAGCCGCTACGCAAGAAATATCCCTTATTCCGCCTTTATCTGTGCTTTCAAACAGTTAATCACCGGGATACTCAGCGAGCCGGAGCCGCAACTGCTCCGGTGGCAACATAAGATAAATGACGCCCTGGGGCGCAACAGCCAGTTACTGACTCCTTTGTTACCCGAACTGGAACGCATTACCGGAAAGCAAGCCCCCCTACCCCAACTCTCCCCCCGGGAAAATGAAAACCGTTTCCGGCAGGTATTAAAAAAATTCATCCGGCTGTTTTGTCAACCCGGGCAGCCACTGATTCTCTTTATCGACGATTTACAATGGCTGGATACGGCCTCAGGACAGTTAATCCAATCCCTGCTGCAAGATAACCAGCCAGGGTATTTGTACCTGCTCGGCGCCTGCCGCAAAGGTGAACCAGGCCAGAACCCAGCCTTAGATCAGCTGCTCAACCAGATTAAAAGCACTCAGGCAGAGACAGTCAGGATTTCCCTGACGCCTTTATCCCGGGAGGATATCAGGCATTTTCTTGCCGACACCCTGACAACCAAAACAGAAGGTCTCACCGAACTGGCACAGCTTATTCTCGAAAAAACCTTAGGCAACCCGTTTTTTATCAAGCAGTTCATTACTGAGCTTTACCGGAAAAACCTTCTCAATTTCAATAGCAGACATAAAAGCTGGCAATGGGATCTCAAAACAATTATTCATGCCAACATCACGGATAATGTCATTGATTTTATGGTGGATAAATTAAAAAAATTACCTGAGCACACCCTTAATTTATTAAAACAAGCTTCATGTGCCGGCAATAAATTCCATCTCAAAACCCTGTCCGCCATCAATAAAACCTCCCCGGAGCAAAGCTACCAGGACTTATTGCCGGCGCTCGAAGCCAGGCTGCTCCAGCCTTTATCCGAGCCGGAATTATCAAGCCGGGCGATCACTTCTGCCAGGATCCTGGTCTTTAAACTCAAGTTTCTCCATGACAAGGTACAGCAGGCAGCCTATTCCCTGCTGACGCCACAGGAGCGTCAGACCATACATTATAACCTGGGCTGCCTGCTGTTCGAACGTGGCGATCCCAGCAATGAACAGCTATTTGAAGAAGTCAGCCACCTGAACCTGGGGGCAGCTCTGATCACTAACCCTTTCGGCATCATAGAAGTGATCAAACTCAACATGAAAGCGGCCGCTACGGCACGAGCTTCCGGGGCATACCAGACGGCGGCAGAACTGTGCCGTCAGGCCAGGAAATTACTTCCTGAAAACAGCTGGCTGTCCCATTTCGACCTGAGCTTTAACGTTTACCTGGCATTAATTCAAGCCGAGTACTTGTCCGGCCATTTTGACCATGCCGACAGCCTCTATCCGGTTCTGCTTGACCATATCAAGGAAAAAAAAGACCTGCTCGAACTCTATGCCAGCAAAATGATGCAGGCAAATCTCAGCGGTGATTTTCACCAGGCAATCACCTCGGGACAAAGAGGCCTGGGCCTGCTCGGTATCGAATTTCCCGAAAATGAACAACTGGCGGAAAAGCTGTTTTTACATGAGCACCACAAGATCGAAAAGTTCAGCCCCCTGGCTACGGAAAAAAACGCAGAAATAGCACAGGTCAATAAAAACAATTCACCGGATGAAATCAGCTATGCCATGAAGCTTTTGACCTATCTCTGGCAACCGGTTTATTTTCTCGGACGGGTAAAAAACCTGGCCTGGCTGGCCGGAAAAATGACGGCCTTGACCCTCAAGCACGGCCACAATGAATACTCATCTTATGGTTATATGAATTATGCCTTTGTGTTATACGCCGCCCGGGGAGATTACCGGCAGGGGCAGCATTTTTCCCGTCTCGCACTGCAACTTATACAGGCATATGACAATAATGAAATCAAAGGCAAGGTGCTTTTACTCTCAGGCGCCAGCGAACACTGGCACAGTACGCTTGAAGCACAACAAGAGACCCTGCAAAGTGCCTATCACTATGCCCTGGACAGCGGCGATTTTACCACCGCAGGTTATAGCGCCGTCTGGCAGCTGGTCACCGGCCTTTTCGGCGGCAAACACTCCAAGCAACTTTTCCGGGAAGCAGCCGCTTGCTACCAGTTTTATCTCGAACATGAATCCGCACAGGTGCAGGCACTATTCTTGCCTTTTGCCAGCCAACTGCTGACGGCCTTGTCCGGGTCTTCATCTTTTGATTTAAAAATAGGACCGGCCTTTAACCAGGATATCTTTCTCACCAAGCATCAGGATAACCCGGTCGCTTTGGGGTTCTACTATAGCGCCAAGCTTTACCTGGCTTTATTTTCAGCGCAGGAACAAACACCCGATGAACTCATTTTCCAGTGTGAGCAAAGCAACGGGTTTAATCCGGGGACCATGCTGGTGCCTTTTAACTGCTTCCACCTGTGCCTGGTTTTAGCCATTAATTTCAACACCTATCCCGGCGAGGGACAAAAACAAAAAGCCCGGGACAAGATCCATACCCTGCTCGGGCAGATGAAGAATTGGAGTGCCCTTAACCCGGATAACTACCTGCACAAATACCTGCTGATGGCGGCAGAATACGCCCGAATCTCCGGAGAGGCACAGGACTGCGTGATGCAAAAATACGAAGCCGCCATCAGCGCATTAGAGCAAACCCGGCACCAGCATTACCTGGCACTGGCAAACCAGTATTATGCCGACTACCTGCAAGAGAAAGGGCACCTGAAAATCGCCGCCATGTATCTGGGGCAGGCCCTGCACCTCTATCAGGACTGGGGCTTTGCCAAGCCGGTAAAACAGCTCAATGAGCGCTATGCCCGGCTGATGCCGTTACCGGCCCTGCCCCGGGCACCTGTCCCCGAGCCTTATGATCATCCCCCACTTGAGAGCCAAACCCTGGAAAAATTTCACCAACTCCTGTCCCGGGAAAATGACCAGGAAAAACTGCTGCAAGCATTAATCACCCTGATGGCTGAATATGCCGGCGCCGACAAGGCCATCCTGATATTACCGGAGCAGGACAGCGGACGCTGTTATATCGAAGGCCAATACCGTCTTAAGGGATCACAGCCGAACATTCAGGTTCTCCACCACCTGCCTCCCGACAGCAGCCAGATACCGCTCTCCCTGATAGAATACAGCCTGCGCCAGGGACAAGACTTACTGTTTGCCAATCCCCACCGGCAAAGCCAGTTTAGCCGTGACACTTATATCAACAACCATAAACCCGGCTCTGTGCTTTGTTGTGCCTTATTCAGCCGGGGCCGGGTCAACGGCATAATATATCTGGAAAACCGGCTGTCCAGCGGCGCGTTTACCCGCAAACATCTGGCCAGCTTAAAACTTATTGCCGCTTACAGCGTCATGCAGCTGGAAAATGCCGGTTTATTCCGCGAAATCGAAACCAGGGTAAAGACCAGGACACGGGCATTAAAATATCAGGCCGGTTTTACCACGCTGCTGGCTGATTTATCCGCACGGCTGACAGGCGTGCCGGCGCATGAAGCAGACAGGGAAATAGCCAAGGGTCTCGCCGTGTTGGGCAGCTTTTGCCGGCTCGACAATATCTACCTTTATCTGACCAAAGGCCGGCTGTTGAAAATAAGCCACAGCTGGCATTTAAAAACCGGCAAAGTACCGCAAGATATCAATATAGCCCGGCACAAAAACTTTATCCGCCTGCTTGAGCAGGAAGGCTGTTTTTATTTCCCCTCTCCGGCAGACATTCCGGCCGGGGCATCGGATTTTAACCAGGCCCTGAGCCGCTATCACTTCAACTCGGGCGTTATCATCCGCTTATCTGATAAAGCAGAAAACCCCGGTTTTATCGCCTTTGACAGTTCAGGCAGCCAACATCCCTGGACGCCGCCGGAACTGGCCTTATTAAAAGTCGCCGCCGGCATATTCGCCAATGCCCTGGAACACAGCAGCCAGAATAATAAACTTAAGGAAACGCAGGCCGCACTGGTCCGGGCGGAGCATCAGCTTAACCAGAACATCCAGCTTGATGAACTCACCGGCCTCCATAACCGGCTTTTCTTTGAGCAGCAATTTGCCCTGGAAATAAAACGCGCCGCAAGAAACAACCGCTACCTGTCGCTAATCTTGCTGGATCTCGATTATTTCAGGCGTTATAACGACAGTTACGGTCAAACCGCCGGGGATCAGGCCCTGCACAAAATTGCCCGCTGCATCCAGAAACTGCTGAAACGTTCGGGAGAAAGCGTCGCCCGTTACGGCGGCGAAGAGTTTGCCATTATCCTGCCGGAAACCGACTTAAAACGGGCCCATAAAACCGCAACCTTATTGTGCAGGCGTATCCGCGAATTAAGGATAACCCATCCCTGCTCTGATGCCGCAGACGTGTTAACCGCAAGCCTGGGGATAGCAACGGCAAAAGCAGAAAAGCAAACCTCGGCAAATGCTATGCTCTGCGTCGCCGACAAAGCCCTTTACCAGGCCAAGGCTGACGGCCGCAACCGCTTTGCCGCAACCGAGCTGAAAAATCACCATTATGCCGGGGCAGCGAAATAA